A genome region from Tolypothrix sp. PCC 7712 includes the following:
- a CDS encoding S-methyl-5'-thioadenosine phosphorylase, with protein sequence MAEAQIGIIGGSGLYKMDALKDIEEVQVDTPFGSPSDALILGTLDGTKVAFLARHGRNHTLLPSELPFRANIYAMKKLGVKYLISASAVGSLKAEAKPLDMVIPDQFIDRTKNRISTFFGEGIVAHIAFGDPVCHNLANVLADAIASLNLADVTLHRGGTYVCMEGPAFSTKAESNLYRSWGATVIGMTNLPEAKLAREAEIAYATLALVTDYDCWHPDHDSVTVEMVIGNLQRNAVNAQKVIQETVRRLSENPPISDAHSALKYAILTPLDKAPTTTKEKLGLLLEKYLK encoded by the coding sequence ATGGCAGAAGCGCAGATTGGGATTATTGGTGGCAGTGGTCTTTACAAAATGGATGCACTCAAAGATATAGAAGAAGTGCAAGTAGATACACCATTTGGCTCACCTTCTGATGCTTTAATTTTGGGAACATTAGATGGCACTAAAGTAGCTTTTTTGGCTCGTCATGGTCGCAATCATACGTTATTGCCATCAGAGTTGCCATTTCGTGCCAATATCTATGCTATGAAGAAATTAGGTGTAAAGTACTTAATTTCAGCTAGTGCAGTGGGTTCATTAAAAGCAGAAGCCAAACCACTAGATATGGTAATTCCCGACCAATTTATTGACAGAACAAAGAACCGGATTTCAACATTTTTTGGTGAAGGAATTGTGGCACATATTGCCTTTGGCGATCCGGTTTGTCATAACTTAGCTAATGTATTAGCAGATGCGATCGCATCTTTGAATTTAGCGGATGTAACTCTGCATCGTGGTGGCACTTATGTCTGTATGGAAGGGCCAGCATTCTCTACAAAAGCGGAATCCAATCTTTACCGCAGTTGGGGTGCAACAGTAATTGGTATGACGAATTTACCAGAAGCAAAATTAGCGCGGGAAGCAGAAATAGCTTATGCAACTTTAGCACTGGTAACAGATTACGATTGTTGGCATCCCGATCATGATAGCGTCACAGTAGAAATGGTAATAGGCAATTTACAGCGCAATGCAGTTAATGCTCAAAAAGTAATTCAAGAAACTGTACGCCGTTTGAGCGAAAATCCACCTATTAGTGATGCACATTCAGCTTTGAAATATGCAATTTTGACTCCTTTAGATAAAGCACCAACAACGACAAAAGAAAAATTGGGATTGTTGTTGGAGAAATATTTGAAATAG
- a CDS encoding HAD family hydrolase codes for MLFAILFDLDGTIVNTDPIHYIAWQQKLADHGIEIDEAFYQSRISGRLNPEIVKDILPQLSDAEGLKFADEKEALFRELAPNLKPLNGFAELLAWTDAHKLKRALVTNAPRANAEFMLEVLGIKEAFEIVVLAEDCTAGKPDPTPYQVALSQLGIKADQAIALEDSPSGIRSAVAAGIRTLGIASTHDPKILLEVGAFIAIPDFTSLQLWTLLNSMTEGDLSEISSNF; via the coding sequence ATGCTATTTGCAATTCTCTTTGACTTAGACGGTACTATTGTAAACACTGACCCTATACACTACATAGCTTGGCAACAAAAGCTGGCTGATCATGGCATAGAAATTGACGAGGCTTTTTACCAATCCAGAATTAGCGGACGACTCAACCCAGAAATTGTGAAAGACATTTTGCCACAATTATCAGACGCAGAAGGGCTAAAATTTGCTGATGAAAAAGAAGCACTTTTTCGGGAACTTGCACCTAATTTAAAGCCTCTAAATGGATTTGCTGAATTACTAGCATGGACAGATGCACATAAATTAAAGCGCGCTTTGGTAACAAATGCGCCTAGAGCAAATGCTGAATTTATGCTAGAAGTTTTAGGCATTAAAGAAGCTTTTGAAATTGTTGTTTTAGCAGAAGATTGCACAGCAGGTAAACCCGATCCTACACCTTACCAAGTTGCTCTGAGTCAATTGGGGATTAAGGCAGATCAAGCGATCGCACTAGAAGATTCACCCTCAGGAATTCGTTCTGCTGTCGCTGCTGGTATTCGCACCCTTGGTATTGCTTCTACCCACGACCCCAAAATCTTGCTAGAAGTTGGTGCTTTTATTGCAATACCAGATTTTACCAGCTTACAACTGTGGACATTGCTTAATTCCATGACCGAAGGAGATTTAAGCGAAATATCATCAAATTTTTAA